In the genome of Halapricum salinum, one region contains:
- the ligA gene encoding NAD-dependent DNA ligase LigA — translation MAGTDASAGESHVSDDNPYVSEPETDFRPVADLSEGEAEQQADYLREAIRFHDYRYYVRNDPVIADRTYDALFARLEDLEDEFDIQTADSPTRRVGGEPLDELGTVEHVVPLLSIDSSGEADDVRAFADRVDRTVGDAVEYVCEPKFDGLSVEVIYVDGVYQRAATRGDGQTGEDVTENVRTIGSVPQRLRGDYPDYLAVRGEVYIPRPAFHQYNRERVERGEDPFANPRNAAAGTLRQLDPSVTAERPLDCFFYDVLAAGANESVVEDATASSGAIDFAGLDTHWDEHETLPEWGLKVNDSCRLVDSIEEAIDYRDDLLDQRDDLDYEIDGVVLKVNDREQCGTLGTTSRYYRWAYAYKFPPRTEQTTISDIVVQVGRTGRLTPVALLDPVDVGGVTISRASLHNQAEIESMGVDVGDEVRVERAGDVIPYVDEVVESHSEDYFRLPEECPVCGSPVEREGPLHFCIGGLSCPAQLKRAVEHYASDAGLEIEGIGEQAADTLVEEGLVEHGVADLYDLTVEDLASLEGWGAKSARKVIDQLHASKSPELATFLSAIGIPEVGSTMARTLARHFGSLDAVMDASEDELQAVGDVGPIVAGHIHEFFESERNREVIERLRERGVEPQAAEEEGSEELADLTVVVTGSIDGWTRDEIEDLIERHGGSLTGSVSGNTDYLVVGSNPGTTKREDADDEGVPQIDPEAFFEVLEDRGVDVER, via the coding sequence ATGGCCGGGACCGACGCATCCGCAGGAGAGAGCCACGTCAGCGACGACAATCCGTACGTCTCCGAGCCGGAGACGGACTTTCGTCCGGTCGCGGACCTCTCGGAAGGCGAGGCCGAGCAGCAGGCCGACTATCTACGGGAGGCGATCCGATTTCACGACTATCGCTACTACGTCCGCAACGACCCAGTGATCGCCGACCGGACATACGACGCGCTGTTCGCCCGCCTCGAAGACCTCGAAGACGAATTCGACATCCAAACTGCGGACTCGCCGACCCGGCGCGTCGGTGGCGAGCCACTCGACGAACTCGGGACTGTCGAGCACGTCGTCCCGCTGCTGTCGATCGACTCCAGCGGCGAGGCCGATGACGTTCGCGCCTTCGCCGATCGCGTCGACCGAACCGTCGGCGACGCGGTCGAGTACGTCTGCGAGCCGAAGTTCGACGGTCTCTCCGTCGAGGTGATCTACGTCGACGGCGTCTACCAGCGCGCGGCGACCCGCGGTGACGGCCAGACCGGTGAGGACGTCACCGAGAACGTCCGGACCATCGGCTCGGTCCCGCAGCGACTCCGCGGAGACTATCCCGACTATCTCGCAGTCCGGGGCGAGGTATACATTCCCAGGCCCGCGTTCCACCAGTACAACCGCGAACGAGTCGAGCGCGGCGAAGACCCCTTCGCCAACCCCCGCAACGCCGCCGCTGGGACGCTCCGCCAACTCGATCCGAGCGTGACGGCAGAGCGGCCGCTTGACTGTTTCTTTTACGACGTGCTCGCCGCCGGCGCTAACGAGTCGGTGGTCGAGGACGCTACTGCCTCCAGCGGTGCGATCGACTTCGCGGGACTCGATACGCACTGGGACGAACACGAGACGCTGCCGGAGTGGGGACTGAAAGTCAACGACTCGTGCCGGCTCGTCGACTCGATCGAGGAAGCCATCGACTATCGCGACGACCTGCTCGACCAGCGCGACGACCTGGACTACGAGATCGACGGCGTCGTCCTCAAAGTCAACGACCGCGAGCAGTGTGGGACGCTCGGGACCACCTCGCGATACTACCGCTGGGCCTACGCCTACAAGTTCCCGCCCCGGACCGAGCAGACGACGATCTCGGACATCGTCGTCCAGGTCGGCCGCACGGGCCGTCTCACGCCTGTCGCGCTGCTCGATCCCGTCGACGTCGGCGGTGTCACCATCTCGCGAGCGAGTCTGCACAACCAGGCCGAGATCGAGTCGATGGGCGTCGACGTCGGCGACGAGGTCCGCGTCGAGCGCGCGGGCGACGTCATCCCGTACGTCGACGAGGTCGTCGAGTCCCACTCCGAGGACTACTTCCGACTCCCCGAGGAGTGTCCGGTCTGTGGCAGCCCGGTCGAGCGTGAGGGGCCGCTGCACTTCTGTATCGGCGGACTGAGCTGTCCAGCACAGCTGAAGCGGGCCGTCGAGCACTACGCCAGCGACGCCGGACTGGAGATCGAGGGTATCGGCGAACAGGCCGCCGACACCCTCGTCGAGGAAGGGCTCGTCGAGCACGGCGTCGCGGACCTGTACGATCTCACGGTCGAGGACCTCGCGAGTCTCGAGGGGTGGGGCGCGAAGAGCGCTCGCAAGGTGATCGACCAGCTCCACGCCTCGAAATCGCCCGAACTGGCCACGTTCCTCTCGGCGATCGGCATTCCCGAGGTGGGATCGACGATGGCTCGAACTCTCGCCCGGCATTTCGGGTCGCTCGACGCAGTGATGGACGCCTCCGAAGACGAGCTACAGGCGGTCGGGGACGTCGGCCCGATCGTCGCCGGCCACATCCACGAGTTCTTCGAGAGCGAGCGCAATCGAGAGGTGATCGAGCGGCTTCGCGAGCGCGGGGTCGAACCGCAGGCTGCCGAGGAGGAAGGCAGCGAGGAACTCGCCGACCTCACGGTCGTCGTCACGGGGAGTATCGATGGGTGGACGCGCGACGAGATTGAAGACCTGATCGAGCGCCACGGCGGGTCGCTCACGGGCAGCGTCTCCGGCAACACGGACTATCTGGTCGTCGGGTCGAACCCGGGGACGACCAAGCGCGAGGACGCCGACGACGAGGGCGTCCCACAGATTGATCCCGAGGCGTTTTTCGAGGTCCTCGAAGACCGCGGCGTGGACGTCGAGAGGTGA
- a CDS encoding universal stress protein — protein MYETILVPVDGSDPSVAAAEEAIEIARRFDAHLSLVTAIEVPEPPDSEVVTGSDRRSLDEETARAIEWLETHAADAGVAHETLVERGLPHDVISAAVADLRADLVAMGTHGRTGVERVLLGSVTERFLRTSTVPVLTAHQRDEVGRFDDVLVPTDGSSCAERAVDHALAIADRCDATLHALSAVDVQAMASGLDMGAGLPDVIETLTDQREDAVAAVRDRAATHGIDCETAVFEGAPVQAISEYVTKHGIDLVTMGTHGHSGLERLLLGSVAERTIRTSEVPVLAVPPESE, from the coding sequence ATGTACGAGACGATACTCGTTCCCGTCGACGGGAGCGACCCGTCCGTAGCCGCCGCCGAGGAGGCCATCGAGATCGCACGGCGTTTCGACGCACACCTGTCGCTAGTGACCGCGATCGAGGTTCCGGAACCCCCCGATTCCGAGGTCGTGACCGGGTCAGACCGTCGGTCGCTCGACGAGGAGACTGCCCGTGCGATCGAGTGGCTCGAAACCCACGCCGCCGACGCCGGCGTCGCCCACGAGACCCTCGTGGAGCGAGGGCTTCCCCACGACGTCATCTCCGCCGCCGTCGCCGACCTGCGTGCGGATCTGGTGGCGATGGGGACACACGGCCGAACTGGCGTCGAGCGCGTCCTGCTGGGGAGCGTGACCGAGCGGTTCCTCCGAACGTCGACCGTGCCCGTTCTGACGGCACATCAGCGCGACGAAGTCGGGCGCTTCGACGACGTGCTGGTCCCCACAGACGGGAGCAGCTGCGCCGAGCGGGCGGTCGACCACGCGCTGGCGATCGCGGACCGCTGTGACGCGACCCTCCACGCCCTCTCGGCCGTGGACGTGCAGGCGATGGCCTCGGGGCTGGACATGGGCGCGGGGCTGCCGGACGTGATCGAGACGCTGACCGACCAACGCGAGGACGCCGTCGCCGCCGTCCGCGATCGTGCAGCAACCCACGGTATCGACTGCGAGACGGCGGTCTTCGAGGGCGCACCGGTCCAGGCCATCAGCGAGTACGTCACGAAGCACGGGATCGACCTCGTGACGATGGGGACTCACGGCCACAGCGGCCTCGAACGACTGCTCCTGGGTAGCGTCGCCGAGCGGACCATCCGCACGAGCGAGGTCCCCGTGCTCGCGGTTCCGCCCGAGAGCGAGTGA